The Lentisphaerota bacterium genome contains a region encoding:
- the speB gene encoding agmatinase produces MKTSGFLASEYAPAPARLAACHVIPVPMETSVSYGGGTAAGPNAILAASQQLEASDGRFAPGRAGIHTQQPVACVGAPEQVIARVETRVSRALAAGATPLILGGEHTVTLGAARAFKAAGMSVGFVQFDAHADLRDTYEGSAFSHASVMRRVSELRFPIIQFGVRALCAEEADYRRQAGVIAYDAERLARRPLPARLLPAGFPKLVYITFDVDGLDPAVMPATGTPVPGGLFWQEAMLLLDRIAAGRRVVGADVVELAPIRGLHHADFTAALLAHRLMGLMGEGTRRTARRNACAGCA; encoded by the coding sequence ATGAAAACATCTGGTTTCCTCGCCTCGGAATATGCGCCGGCGCCGGCCCGCCTCGCCGCCTGTCATGTGATCCCGGTTCCGATGGAGACCTCGGTCTCCTACGGCGGCGGCACGGCCGCGGGACCGAATGCCATTCTCGCCGCGTCGCAGCAATTGGAGGCCTCAGACGGCCGATTCGCGCCGGGCCGGGCGGGCATTCACACGCAGCAGCCGGTAGCCTGCGTTGGTGCGCCGGAACAGGTGATCGCCCGTGTCGAGACCCGCGTCTCCCGCGCCCTTGCCGCAGGCGCCACCCCGCTGATTCTTGGCGGCGAACACACCGTCACGCTGGGGGCAGCCCGCGCCTTCAAGGCTGCCGGGATGTCGGTGGGCTTTGTCCAGTTCGATGCGCATGCCGATCTGCGTGACACCTATGAAGGGTCGGCGTTCAGCCATGCCAGCGTGATGCGCCGCGTGAGCGAACTGCGGTTCCCGATCATCCAGTTCGGCGTGCGAGCCCTGTGCGCCGAAGAGGCCGATTATCGCCGACAGGCAGGCGTGATTGCCTACGATGCCGAACGGCTGGCGCGGCGGCCGCTTCCGGCGCGGTTGCTTCCGGCTGGATTTCCCAAGCTGGTGTATATCACCTTTGACGTGGATGGGCTTGATCCGGCGGTGATGCCCGCCACCGGCACGCCGGTTCCCGGCGGGTTGTTCTGGCAGGAGGCGATGCTCCTGCTTGACCGGATCGCCGCGGGACGTCGCGTGGTTGGCGCCGATGTGGTTGAACTGGCGCCGATACGCGGCCTGCACCACGCCGACTTCACGGCCGCTCTGCTGGCCCACCGGCTGATGGGGTTGATGGGGGAGGGGACACGCCGAACGGCGCGACGGAATGCTTGCGCCGGTTGTGCGTGA